The Bordetella sp. FB-8 genome includes a window with the following:
- a CDS encoding tetratricopeptide repeat protein, which produces MAYDLEEQEKLEALKAWWERYGTLVTALVVVVALAVAGWSGWRGYQGYRANQAMGYFEALEDAARGVNGPDGADATTRIKAASDTLRHDYGSTAYASRGVLIAAQALQEKKDYASAQRELQWLAASKSHSALQPVARLRLAGLLLDQKQYDQALAQLADPPAAFAALFADRRGDILAAQGKRDDARAAWQSALAAMPAGDALKQIIQLKLDALSGA; this is translated from the coding sequence ATGGCATACGATCTCGAAGAGCAGGAAAAACTCGAAGCGCTCAAGGCTTGGTGGGAGCGCTATGGCACCCTGGTCACGGCGCTGGTGGTGGTCGTCGCGCTGGCGGTGGCCGGTTGGTCTGGCTGGCGCGGCTACCAGGGCTACCGCGCCAACCAGGCCATGGGCTATTTCGAGGCGCTCGAAGACGCCGCGCGCGGCGTGAATGGCCCGGACGGTGCGGATGCCACCACGCGCATCAAGGCGGCATCCGACACGCTGCGCCACGACTACGGCAGCACGGCCTACGCTTCCCGCGGCGTGCTGATCGCCGCGCAAGCCCTGCAAGAGAAGAAGGACTACGCCAGCGCGCAGCGCGAGCTCCAATGGCTTGCCGCCAGCAAGAGCCATTCCGCGCTGCAGCCGGTGGCGCGGCTGCGTCTGGCCGGCCTGCTGCTCGACCAGAAACAATACGACCAGGCGCTTGCCCAACTGGCCGATCCGCCGGCGGCTTTTGCCGCCCTGTTCGCTGATCGCCGCGGCGATATCCTGGCTGCACAGGGCAAGCGCGACGATGCGCGCGCGGCCTGGCAAAGCGCATTGGCGGCCATGCCGGCCGGTGATGCGTTAAAGCAGATCATTCAACTGAAACTTGATGCCTTGAGCGGAGCCTGA
- the hisS gene encoding histidine--tRNA ligase: MTQAFQKIAAIRGMNDLLPGDSARWERFEDLVRDWLRGYGYRNVRTPVLEHTRLFTRGIGEVTDIVEKEMYTFTDSLNGESLTLRPEMTAGIVRASIEHNLLYDRPHRVYSIGPVFRHERPQRGRYRQFHQIDVEALGLAGPDIDAELIVMLARLWKRLGLTDVRLELNSLGQPVERAAHRAALIAHLEKHRDILDEDGKRRLYTNPLRVLDTKNAAMQEMADSAPRLFDFLGEASRAHFDGVCQRLVDAGVDYRLNPRLVRGLDYYNLTVFEWVTDRLGSQGTVCGGGRYDGLIELLGGKAAPAVGFAIGMERLLDLWEQTLADEGRQPACEPECDVYVVHQGDQAQRLAAQAAETLRDAGFSVVVHAGSSGFKSQFKRADASGARVAVILGSDEVANRTAGVKFLRGAIEQESAQQQIALDRLAEVVGAALSTK; this comes from the coding sequence ATGACGCAAGCTTTTCAGAAAATCGCCGCCATACGCGGCATGAACGATCTTCTGCCCGGCGACAGCGCGCGCTGGGAGCGGTTCGAGGATCTCGTGCGCGACTGGCTGCGAGGCTACGGTTATCGCAATGTGCGCACGCCTGTGCTTGAGCACACTCGCCTGTTCACGCGCGGCATCGGCGAAGTCACCGATATTGTCGAAAAGGAGATGTACACCTTCACCGATTCGCTCAACGGCGAGTCGCTTACGCTACGCCCCGAGATGACGGCCGGTATCGTGCGCGCCAGCATCGAGCACAATCTGCTCTACGACCGCCCACATCGTGTTTATTCCATCGGCCCGGTGTTCCGCCACGAGCGTCCGCAGCGCGGCCGCTACCGCCAGTTCCACCAGATCGACGTCGAAGCGCTGGGTCTGGCCGGCCCTGACATTGACGCCGAACTCATCGTCATGCTGGCGCGTCTTTGGAAGCGCCTGGGTTTGACCGACGTGCGCCTGGAACTGAACTCGCTGGGCCAGCCGGTCGAGCGCGCCGCGCATCGCGCCGCCTTGATCGCACACCTGGAAAAGCACCGGGACATCCTTGATGAGGACGGCAAGCGCCGCCTTTACACCAACCCCCTGCGGGTACTGGATACCAAGAATGCCGCCATGCAGGAGATGGCCGACAGCGCGCCGCGCCTGTTCGACTTTTTAGGCGAGGCGTCGCGCGCGCATTTCGACGGTGTTTGCCAGCGATTGGTCGATGCCGGCGTTGACTACCGCCTCAATCCCCGTCTGGTGCGGGGCTTGGACTACTACAACCTCACGGTGTTCGAGTGGGTGACCGACCGCCTGGGTTCGCAGGGCACGGTCTGCGGCGGCGGCCGCTACGACGGACTGATCGAACTGCTGGGCGGCAAGGCCGCGCCGGCAGTCGGTTTTGCCATCGGCATGGAGCGCCTGCTTGACCTGTGGGAGCAGACCCTGGCCGACGAAGGCCGGCAGCCGGCGTGCGAGCCCGAGTGCGACGTCTACGTGGTGCATCAGGGCGACCAGGCGCAGCGCCTGGCGGCCCAGGCCGCCGAGACCTTGCGCGATGCCGGTTTTTCCGTCGTGGTGCATGCGGGATCGAGCGGTTTCAAGTCGCAGTTCAAACGGGCCGATGCGAGTGGCGCACGGGTTGCGGTTATCCTTGGCAGCGACGAAGTCGCGAACCGGACGGCCGGCGTCAAGTTCCTGCGCGGCGCAATCGAGCAGGAAAGCGCTCAGCAGCAGATTGCGCTGGATCGTCTGGCCGAGGTTGTCGGCGCAGCATTGAGTACGAAATAA
- a CDS encoding RodZ family helix-turn-helix domain-containing protein has product MNQQDPTTVEAAPQAMDVGRSLRDARTARGISLEDVSARLKYSVRQLQALEEERWEQLPTGVSLRGMIRNYAKLIGTDVDSIIAALAGHAAVADRHTGRELGASAAVGGENSPSAPSTMPWGWLLTILAVVIAVAAYAFWRGWLPRELLTLSGIKHYFHR; this is encoded by the coding sequence ATGAATCAGCAGGATCCCACGACCGTCGAAGCGGCGCCGCAGGCCATGGACGTTGGCCGCTCCTTGCGCGATGCGCGTACTGCGCGCGGCATTTCGCTCGAAGACGTTTCGGCCCGCCTGAAGTATTCGGTCCGGCAGCTCCAGGCGCTCGAGGAAGAACGCTGGGAGCAACTGCCCACCGGGGTGTCCTTGCGCGGCATGATCCGCAACTACGCCAAGCTGATCGGCACCGATGTCGATTCCATCATCGCCGCCCTGGCTGGACACGCGGCCGTTGCGGACCGGCACACCGGGCGCGAGCTGGGCGCCAGCGCGGCCGTGGGCGGCGAAAACTCGCCCAGCGCGCCGTCGACCATGCCCTGGGGCTGGCTGCTGACCATCCTGGCGGTCGTCATCGCCGTGGCGGCCTATGCTTTTTGGCGCGGCTGGCTGCCCAGGGAACTGCTGACCCTGAGCGGCATCAAGCACTATTTCCATCGCTAG
- the ispG gene encoding flavodoxin-dependent (E)-4-hydroxy-3-methylbut-2-enyl-diphosphate synthase, whose product MQDASSLACQDIPPPVGAAARRVTRAVNIRWGDRVVPVGGGAPVVVQSMTNTDTADAIATAVQVKELALAGSEVVRITVNTPEAAREVPAIREQLDRMGMSVPLVGDFHYNGHKLLTQFPECAQALSKYRINPGNMGGGKRRDDNFSQMIEVACRYDKPVRIGVNWGSLDHELMARMMDENGRRAQPWEAQAVMREALVVSAISNARRAQELGLRGDAIILSCKVSHVQDLIAVYRDLSSRCDYPLHLGLTEAGMGSKGIVASTAALAVLLQEGIGDTIRISLTPEPGGDRSREVVVAQEILQTMGLRAFTPMVVACPGCGRTSSTFFQELADSIQSYLRRQMQVWRLLYPGVESMNVAVMGCVVNGPGESRHADIGISLPGTGEVPAAPVFIDGERTVTLKGDHIAEEFQAIVEDYVARRYGGVQAHH is encoded by the coding sequence ATGCAAGACGCCTCTTCCCTCGCTTGTCAGGACATACCGCCCCCCGTCGGGGCGGCTGCGCGGCGCGTCACGCGCGCTGTCAATATCCGCTGGGGCGATCGCGTGGTCCCGGTAGGAGGGGGGGCACCGGTGGTGGTGCAGTCCATGACCAATACCGATACGGCCGACGCCATCGCCACGGCGGTCCAGGTCAAAGAACTTGCCCTGGCCGGATCCGAAGTGGTGCGTATCACCGTCAATACGCCCGAAGCGGCGCGCGAGGTGCCCGCCATCCGCGAGCAGCTCGACCGCATGGGCATGTCCGTACCGCTGGTGGGCGACTTTCACTACAACGGCCACAAGCTGCTCACGCAATTTCCCGAGTGCGCGCAGGCGCTGTCCAAATATCGCATCAACCCCGGCAATATGGGCGGGGGCAAGCGCCGCGACGACAATTTCTCGCAGATGATCGAGGTCGCCTGCCGCTATGACAAGCCGGTGCGCATCGGCGTGAACTGGGGCAGCCTAGACCACGAGCTGATGGCCCGCATGATGGACGAAAACGGCCGCCGCGCCCAGCCCTGGGAAGCACAGGCCGTGATGCGCGAGGCCTTGGTGGTGTCGGCGATCAGCAATGCCCGCCGCGCGCAAGAACTCGGCCTGCGCGGCGATGCCATCATCCTCTCGTGCAAGGTCAGCCACGTGCAGGACCTCATTGCCGTCTACCGCGACCTGTCCTCGCGCTGCGACTATCCGCTGCACTTGGGCCTGACTGAGGCCGGTATGGGCAGCAAGGGCATCGTGGCTTCCACCGCCGCGCTGGCCGTGCTGCTGCAGGAGGGTATCGGCGATACCATTCGAATCTCGCTTACGCCCGAGCCGGGCGGCGATCGCAGCCGCGAGGTTGTGGTGGCGCAGGAAATCCTCCAGACCATGGGCTTGCGCGCGTTCACACCGATGGTGGTGGCCTGCCCCGGTTGCGGTCGTACCAGCAGCACCTTCTTCCAGGAGCTGGCCGACAGCATTCAGAGCTATTTGCGCCGCCAGATGCAGGTGTGGCGCCTGCTATACCCGGGCGTCGAGAGCATGAATGTGGCCGTCATGGGCTGCGTGGTCAACGGCCCCGGCGAGAGCCGTCATGCCGATATCGGCATCAGCCTGCCCGGTACGGGCGAAGTGCCGGCCGCGCCCGTGTTCATCGACGGCGAGCGCACGGTCACGCTCAAGGGCGACCATATCGCCGAAGAATTCCAGGCCATTGTCGAAGATTACGTGGCGCGCCGCTATGGCGGCGTACAGGCCCATCATTAA
- the hflX gene encoding GTPase HflX, with protein MRALIISVDLGNPDHQAHAEEFIMLARGAGAEIVGTLTARRERPDAKFFIGSGKAQEGVAMAQAVLADVILFDQPLSPAQQRNLEREFNLRVVDRVALILDIFALRAKSHEGKLQVELAQLQHLTTRLTRLWTHLERQRGGIGMRGPGESQLEMDKRMIGAKIKMLRERLARVERQRITQRRARARGGVLSVSLVGYTNAGKSTLFNALTRAGAYAADQLFATLDTTTRRIWIEGAGPQESAEPPQDFLTPSGGGSGAARPWGYSVVLSDTVGFIRDLPPNLIAAFRATLEETVHADLLLHVVDAASAQRDEQIAEVNKVLAEIGASQVPTLMVYNKIDKIGLQARAERDAHGTIARVFVSAVERAGLDALRGAIVEVGQIAGSNDPNFQTLQSE; from the coding sequence ATGCGCGCACTGATCATCAGTGTCGACCTGGGCAATCCCGATCACCAGGCTCACGCCGAAGAATTCATCATGCTGGCCCGCGGGGCTGGCGCCGAAATCGTCGGTACGCTGACGGCTCGTCGCGAACGTCCCGACGCCAAATTTTTCATCGGCTCGGGCAAGGCGCAGGAGGGCGTGGCCATGGCCCAGGCCGTCTTGGCCGACGTCATCCTCTTCGATCAGCCTCTCTCGCCCGCGCAGCAACGCAACCTGGAGCGCGAATTCAACCTGCGCGTGGTCGACCGCGTGGCCCTGATTCTGGATATCTTCGCCCTGCGCGCCAAGAGCCACGAAGGCAAGCTGCAGGTCGAGCTGGCGCAGTTGCAGCACCTGACCACACGGCTCACGCGTTTGTGGACTCACCTGGAGCGCCAGCGCGGCGGCATCGGTATGCGCGGCCCGGGCGAATCCCAGCTCGAAATGGACAAGCGCATGATCGGCGCCAAGATCAAGATGCTGCGCGAACGCCTGGCGCGCGTTGAACGCCAGCGCATCACCCAGCGCCGCGCCCGCGCGCGCGGCGGCGTCTTGTCGGTGTCGCTGGTGGGCTATACCAACGCCGGCAAGTCCACCTTGTTCAATGCCCTGACGCGGGCCGGCGCCTACGCAGCCGACCAGTTGTTCGCCACCCTGGACACCACCACCCGGCGCATCTGGATCGAAGGGGCGGGTCCGCAAGAAAGCGCCGAGCCGCCTCAAGATTTCTTGACCCCCTCGGGGGGCGGGTCGGGCGCAGCCCGGCCCTGGGGGTACTCAGTCGTGCTGTCGGACACCGTGGGTTTTATCCGCGACCTGCCGCCCAACCTTATCGCGGCCTTTCGCGCCACGCTCGAGGAGACCGTCCATGCCGACCTGCTGCTTCACGTGGTCGACGCTGCCAGCGCGCAGCGCGACGAGCAGATCGCCGAGGTGAACAAAGTGCTGGCTGAAATCGGCGCGTCGCAGGTTCCCACGCTGATGGTCTATAACAAGATCGACAAGATTGGGTTGCAGGCGCGGGCCGAGCGCGACGCCCATGGTACGATTGCCCGCGTATTTGTCAGCGCCGTTGAGCGCGCCGGCCTGGATGCCTTGCGTGGCGCCATTGTCGAGGTCGGCCAGATTGCAGGAAGCAATGATCCGAATTTCCAAACTCTTCAATCTGAATGA
- the der gene encoding ribosome biogenesis GTPase Der encodes MSFKPVIALVGRPNVGKSTLFNRLTRSRAAIVADYSGLTRDRHYGEGRVGETPFIVIDTGGFEPVAKSGIMVEMARQTRQAIAEADVVVFLVDARAGINGHDHEIASLLRKSGQQRVLLAVNKAEGMMSGKAEAQFYELGLGEPHPISAAHGDGIADLVERALEGLVAPAQAEPEATEGEGDGHDHRIKLAIVGRPNVGKSTLINTLMGEERVIAFDLPGTTRDAIEIDFERDGKRYTLIDTAGLRKRGKVFEAIEKFSVIKTLQAIEACNVVVLVLDAQTEVSEQDAHIAGFVLETGRAVVVAINKWDGLDAEKREWIEREFQRKLRFLSFAKVHTISALKGQGIKPLLKSVHAAHAAAFAKLSTPRLTRELQAAIEQQQPPRKGMFRPKMRYAHQGGQNPPLVIIHGNALDAIPDTYRRYLETRFRNAFDLAGTPLRIEFKSSRNPYADDEGKK; translated from the coding sequence GTGTCGTTCAAGCCTGTCATCGCCCTGGTCGGACGCCCCAATGTGGGCAAGTCGACCCTATTTAACCGCCTGACGCGCTCGCGCGCGGCGATCGTGGCCGACTATTCGGGCCTCACGCGCGATCGCCACTATGGCGAGGGCCGGGTGGGCGAGACGCCTTTCATCGTCATCGACACCGGCGGCTTTGAGCCAGTGGCCAAGAGCGGCATCATGGTCGAGATGGCACGCCAGACACGGCAGGCCATCGCCGAGGCCGATGTGGTGGTCTTCCTGGTCGACGCCCGGGCCGGCATCAACGGTCATGACCACGAAATCGCCAGCCTGCTGCGCAAGTCGGGCCAGCAGCGCGTGTTGCTGGCGGTGAACAAGGCCGAGGGCATGATGTCGGGCAAAGCCGAGGCGCAGTTCTACGAACTGGGCCTGGGCGAGCCGCATCCCATCTCGGCCGCGCACGGCGACGGCATCGCCGACCTGGTCGAGCGTGCGCTCGAAGGTCTGGTCGCGCCCGCACAGGCCGAGCCGGAGGCGACCGAAGGCGAGGGCGACGGACACGACCATCGCATCAAGCTGGCCATCGTGGGCCGGCCCAACGTCGGCAAGTCCACGCTCATCAATACCCTCATGGGCGAAGAACGCGTCATCGCCTTCGACTTGCCCGGTACTACGCGCGACGCCATCGAGATCGATTTCGAACGCGACGGCAAACGCTACACCCTGATCGATACCGCGGGCCTGCGCAAGCGCGGCAAGGTCTTCGAGGCCATCGAGAAATTCTCGGTTATCAAGACCCTGCAGGCCATTGAGGCTTGCAACGTCGTGGTGTTGGTGCTGGACGCGCAGACCGAGGTGTCCGAGCAGGATGCGCACATCGCCGGCTTCGTGCTCGAAACCGGGCGCGCGGTAGTGGTGGCCATCAATAAATGGGACGGTCTGGACGCCGAGAAGCGCGAATGGATCGAACGCGAATTCCAGCGCAAGCTGCGTTTTCTGTCGTTTGCCAAGGTGCACACCATCTCGGCGTTGAAGGGGCAGGGCATCAAGCCGCTGCTCAAATCCGTGCACGCCGCGCATGCGGCGGCCTTCGCCAAGTTGTCCACGCCCAGGCTCACGCGCGAACTGCAGGCTGCCATCGAGCAGCAGCAGCCGCCCAGAAAGGGTATGTTCCGGCCCAAGATGCGGTACGCTCACCAGGGCGGGCAGAACCCTCCGCTGGTCATCATCCATGGCAACGCCCTGGATGCCATACCCGATACCTACCGGCGCTATCTCGAAACGCGCTTTCGCAATGCCTTCGATCTGGCCGGTACGCCGTTGCGGATCGAATTCAAGTCATCGCGCAACCCCTATGCCGATGATGAAGGCAAGAAGTAG
- the hisC gene encoding histidinol-phosphate transaminase: MTSKYWSPLVSELDPYKPGEQPKKQNVIKLNTNESPYGPSPKALQAMREACNDNLRLYPSFTSDRVRRAVSARLDVSFEQVFVGNGSDEVLAHTFNAFFHQSRPLLFPDISYSFYPTYCGLYGIAFTPVPVTQDFRIEPADFLPGAAHGPAGGIIVPNPNAPTGRALSLAEIERIVAGNPQCAVVIDEAYVDFGAESAVPLTSKYDNLLVVQTLSKSRALAGLRVGFAIGSPELIEGLNRVKDSFNSYPVDSLAEIGAAAAIEDTDHFEQTRRAVMKTRDELDAALRKLGFEAPRSLTNFIFARHPDHDAAKLAAGLREHGILVRHFRRPRIDQYLRISIGTDEECALLVKALSELLA, translated from the coding sequence ATGACGAGTAAATACTGGAGCCCGCTCGTCAGCGAGCTCGACCCCTACAAGCCGGGCGAGCAGCCCAAGAAACAGAACGTCATCAAGCTCAACACCAACGAAAGTCCCTACGGCCCGTCGCCCAAGGCGCTTCAGGCCATGCGCGAGGCGTGCAACGACAATCTGCGGCTATACCCCTCGTTCACGTCCGACCGCGTGCGCCGCGCAGTCTCGGCCAGGCTGGATGTGTCGTTCGAACAGGTATTCGTGGGCAACGGATCGGACGAGGTGCTGGCGCATACGTTCAACGCTTTTTTCCACCAGTCCCGACCGCTGCTGTTTCCGGACATTTCGTACAGCTTCTATCCGACTTATTGCGGCTTGTACGGCATTGCTTTCACCCCCGTTCCGGTCACGCAAGACTTTCGCATCGAGCCGGCCGACTTCCTGCCCGGTGCCGCGCATGGCCCGGCGGGCGGCATCATCGTGCCCAATCCCAATGCGCCCACCGGCCGGGCCTTGAGTCTGGCCGAAATCGAGCGCATCGTGGCCGGCAACCCGCAGTGCGCGGTTGTCATCGACGAGGCCTATGTGGATTTCGGCGCCGAATCGGCCGTGCCGCTGACCTCCAAGTACGACAATCTGCTGGTCGTCCAGACCTTGTCCAAGTCGCGCGCCCTGGCGGGCCTGCGTGTGGGTTTCGCCATCGGCAGCCCCGAGCTGATCGAAGGCCTGAACCGTGTCAAGGACAGCTTCAATTCCTACCCCGTGGATAGCCTGGCCGAGATCGGCGCCGCCGCGGCGATCGAGGATACCGACCACTTCGAGCAGACCCGCCGGGCCGTCATGAAGACCCGCGACGAGCTGGATGCGGCGCTGCGCAAGCTGGGCTTTGAGGCGCCCAGATCCCTGACCAATTTCATCTTCGCCCGCCATCCGGATCACGACGCCGCCAAGCTGGCGGCCGGCCTGCGCGAGCACGGCATTCTGGTGCGCCATTTCCGCCGACCGCGCATCGACCAATACCTGCGCATCAGCATCGGCACCGACGAGGAATGCGCGCTGCTGGTCAAGGCTTTGTCCGAGTTGCTTGCGTGA
- the ndk gene encoding nucleoside-diphosphate kinase yields the protein MAIQRTLSIIKPDAVAKNVIGQIVARFESADLKVIAAQMRQLSRGDAERFYAVHSARPFFKDLVDFMVSGPVFVQVLEGESAIQKNRDLMGATDPKKAEKGTIRADFADSIDANAVHGSDAPETAAVEIAFFFPEINICSR from the coding sequence ATGGCCATCCAACGTACCCTCTCGATCATCAAGCCCGACGCCGTCGCCAAGAACGTCATCGGCCAGATCGTCGCGCGCTTCGAAAGCGCCGACCTCAAGGTCATCGCTGCCCAAATGCGTCAGCTCTCGCGCGGCGACGCCGAGCGCTTTTATGCCGTGCATAGCGCCCGCCCGTTCTTCAAGGACCTGGTCGACTTCATGGTCTCGGGTCCGGTGTTCGTGCAAGTGCTCGAAGGCGAGAGCGCCATTCAGAAGAACCGCGACCTGATGGGCGCCACCGATCCCAAGAAGGCCGAGAAGGGCACCATCCGCGCCGACTTTGCCGACAGCATCGACGCCAACGCCGTTCACGGTTCGGACGCGCCTGAAACCGCCGCTGTCGAAATCGCCTTTTTCTTCCCCGAAATCAACATCTGCAGCCGTTGA
- the bamB gene encoding outer membrane protein assembly factor BamB, with protein sequence MMRLFRSRVLRGAMIACLAALAGCSLFSSQDHRYDPAPLTQYAPGLAVRQAWQVSIGSGSGLGFTPAVVGDSVYAATPDGSVAKVDVSTGRVVWRGSAGAKLTAGVGSDGSVSVVATESGQVIALDDTGKIKWKAQATSNVNIPPVVGAGIVVVRSGDYRIQAFDENTGERIWSVQRPGPALSLRTTSQMIVTDRWVIAGMPGGKLMIIDTKNGLVHWEGSVATPKGTTDLERLTDVVGRPVVSGPLLCAVAYQGRVACFNVSEGMRLVWAKDFDGSTGLTLDANAIYAPSIHSTVQAFSLQTGAPLWTQSALKNRGLTAPAVVGNAIAMGDYQGYVHFLSTADGHLLARLSVGGDAVLSTPQAVPQGVLVQTGSGNLVLINAK encoded by the coding sequence GTGATGCGCCTTTTCCGTAGCCGCGTGTTGCGCGGCGCCATGATTGCCTGCCTGGCCGCCCTGGCCGGCTGTTCGCTGTTTTCTTCACAGGATCATCGCTACGATCCCGCGCCGCTAACCCAATACGCGCCAGGCCTGGCGGTGCGCCAGGCCTGGCAGGTCTCGATCGGCAGCGGATCGGGTCTGGGCTTCACCCCCGCGGTAGTGGGCGATTCCGTCTATGCGGCCACGCCCGATGGCTCGGTCGCCAAGGTGGATGTCTCCACTGGCCGCGTGGTGTGGCGCGGATCGGCCGGCGCCAAGCTGACGGCAGGTGTCGGCAGCGACGGTTCCGTTTCCGTCGTGGCGACCGAATCGGGCCAGGTGATCGCTTTGGACGACACGGGCAAAATCAAGTGGAAAGCTCAGGCCACCAGCAATGTGAACATTCCGCCGGTGGTGGGCGCGGGTATCGTCGTGGTGCGCAGCGGCGACTATCGCATCCAGGCATTCGACGAGAACACGGGCGAGCGCATCTGGAGCGTGCAACGCCCCGGCCCGGCGCTGTCCTTGCGCACCACCTCACAGATGATCGTGACAGATCGCTGGGTCATCGCCGGTATGCCTGGTGGCAAACTGATGATCATCGACACCAAGAACGGCCTGGTCCATTGGGAAGGCTCTGTCGCCACGCCCAAGGGCACGACCGACCTCGAGCGCCTGACCGACGTGGTGGGCCGCCCGGTGGTGTCGGGCCCCTTGCTGTGCGCCGTGGCCTATCAGGGCCGGGTTGCCTGCTTTAACGTGAGCGAAGGCATGCGCTTGGTCTGGGCCAAGGATTTCGATGGTTCCACCGGCCTGACCCTGGATGCGAACGCGATCTACGCGCCCAGCATCCATTCCACGGTCCAGGCTTTCTCGCTGCAAACCGGCGCACCGCTCTGGACGCAGTCGGCCCTGAAGAATCGCGGCCTGACCGCGCCCGCCGTCGTGGGCAACGCCATCGCGATGGGTGACTATCAGGGTTATGTGCACTTCCTGTCCACGGCCGACGGCCATCTGCTGGCGCGTCTGTCGGTAGGTGGCGATGCTGTGCTGTCCACGCCGCAGGCCGTACCCCAGGGCGTGCTGGTGCAGACGGGCAGCGGCAATCTCGTCCTCATCAACGCTAAGTGA
- the rlmN gene encoding 23S rRNA (adenine(2503)-C(2))-methyltransferase RlmN, producing the protein MENERINLLGLDAAALSDLIGQWGGKPFRARQLQRWVHQRGVDAFDNMTDLARDFRVQLSERCSVQALPVGTEQRSSDGTRKWLFDVGQGNAIETVFIPEDDRGTLCVSSQAGCAVNCRFCSTGHQGFNRNLSTAEIVGQLWWARRVLEADAGSARLPAATGKAAVEDPRVISNVVMMGMGEPLLNYDQLLPALRLMLDDNAYGLSRRRVTVSTSGVVPMMDRLSQDCPVALAVSLHAPNDGLRDELVPLNKKYPLDVLLAACNRYLEFAPRDFITFEYCMLDGINDTDQHARELIQIARQVRCKLNLIPFNPFPESGLKRSPQVRVRVFAQRLMDAGIITTVRKTRGDDIAAACGQLAGEVQDRTRVAERRARTIPITQVSA; encoded by the coding sequence ATGGAAAACGAACGCATCAATCTGCTGGGCCTGGATGCCGCTGCCTTGTCCGATCTGATCGGGCAATGGGGCGGCAAGCCGTTTCGTGCCCGGCAGCTGCAGCGCTGGGTGCACCAGCGCGGCGTCGATGCGTTCGACAACATGACCGACCTGGCACGAGATTTCCGTGTCCAGTTGTCCGAGCGATGCAGCGTCCAGGCGCTGCCGGTCGGCACCGAGCAGCGATCGTCGGACGGCACGCGCAAGTGGCTGTTCGACGTGGGGCAGGGCAATGCCATCGAGACGGTCTTCATTCCCGAGGACGATCGCGGCACGCTGTGCGTGTCCAGCCAGGCAGGCTGCGCGGTCAACTGCCGTTTCTGTTCCACCGGGCACCAGGGTTTTAACCGCAACCTGAGCACGGCCGAGATCGTCGGTCAGCTTTGGTGGGCGCGCCGCGTGCTCGAAGCCGACGCAGGCTCGGCGCGCCTGCCCGCCGCCACCGGCAAGGCCGCTGTCGAGGACCCGCGCGTCATCAGCAACGTGGTCATGATGGGCATGGGCGAGCCCCTGCTCAACTACGACCAGTTGTTGCCGGCGCTGCGCCTCATGCTCGACGACAACGCCTACGGCCTGTCGCGCCGGCGCGTCACGGTGTCCACCTCGGGCGTGGTGCCCATGATGGATCGTCTTTCTCAGGACTGCCCCGTAGCGCTGGCCGTGTCGCTGCACGCGCCTAACGATGGCCTGCGCGACGAGCTCGTCCCGCTCAATAAAAAGTACCCCCTGGACGTTCTACTCGCGGCCTGCAACCGTTATCTCGAGTTCGCTCCGCGCGATTTCATTACCTTCGAGTACTGCATGCTCGACGGCATCAACGATACCGACCAGCATGCCCGGGAGCTTATCCAGATTGCGCGGCAGGTGCGCTGCAAGCTCAATCTGATCCCGTTCAATCCCTTCCCGGAATCCGGCCTGAAGCGCTCGCCTCAAGTGCGCGTGCGGGTATTTGCCCAACGGCTGATGGATGCCGGCATCATCACTACGGTACGCAAGACGCGCGGCGATGATATCGCCGCCGCCTGCGGCCAGCTGGCCGGCGAGGTCCAGGACCGGACCCGGGTGGCTGAACGCCGCGCGCGCACCATACCCATTACACAGGTGAGTGCATGA
- the hfq gene encoding RNA chaperone Hfq — MSNKGQTLQDPFLNTLRKEHVPVSIYLVNGIKLQGQIESFDQYVVLLRNTVTQMVYKHAISTVVPARAVNFQVDEAAE, encoded by the coding sequence ATGAGCAATAAAGGGCAAACTCTGCAAGATCCGTTCCTGAACACGCTGCGCAAAGAGCATGTGCCCGTGTCCATTTATTTGGTGAACGGCATCAAGCTTCAAGGGCAGATCGAATCGTTCGACCAGTATGTGGTTCTGTTGCGCAACACCGTTACCCAGATGGTGTACAAGCACGCCATTTCCACGGTCGTTCCCGCACGCGCCGTCAATTTCCAGGTGGATGAGGCCGCCGAATAA